From Scytonema millei VB511283, the proteins below share one genomic window:
- the thrB gene encoding homoserine kinase has translation MSESHITVTVPATTANLGPGFDCIGAALTVYNRFEFSRSEVGKLSITVTGTEAAKVKTDENNLLYQAFLRLYQHIKQSPPAVAIEIELGVPLARGLGSSATAIVGGLVGANQLAGTPLSQAEVMNLAIAMEGHPDNVVPALLGGCRLAASDITSNWQICDIPWQENVVPVVAIPNFELSTSEARRVLPTQVSRADAIFNTAHLGLLLRGLATGNGEWIGAALQDRLHQPYRQGLIAGYEALQNAALAAGAYGMVISGAGPTLLALTETAQATAVATAMQSAWQQQGIDAEVRSLALDTQGATTNPV, from the coding sequence ATGTCCGAATCTCATATTACCGTCACCGTTCCTGCTACCACGGCAAATCTAGGACCAGGATTTGATTGTATTGGTGCAGCATTAACTGTATACAATCGGTTCGAGTTTTCCCGCTCGGAAGTAGGCAAACTGAGCATCACAGTTACAGGTACAGAAGCCGCCAAAGTTAAGACAGATGAGAATAATTTACTGTACCAGGCTTTTTTGAGACTGTATCAACACATTAAGCAATCGCCGCCAGCAGTAGCAATTGAAATTGAATTAGGCGTACCTTTGGCGCGGGGTTTGGGGAGTTCGGCTACTGCAATCGTTGGTGGTTTGGTAGGTGCAAATCAATTAGCAGGTACGCCTTTAAGTCAAGCTGAGGTGATGAATTTAGCGATCGCAATGGAAGGACATCCTGATAATGTCGTACCAGCCTTGCTAGGTGGCTGTCGGCTAGCGGCTAGCGACATCACGTCAAATTGGCAAATTTGCGATATCCCGTGGCAAGAAAATGTCGTACCAGTCGTTGCAATTCCTAATTTTGAGCTATCGACATCTGAAGCGCGGCGGGTTTTACCGACTCAGGTGAGTCGCGCCGATGCAATTTTTAATACAGCACATTTAGGACTACTACTGCGGGGTTTAGCAACAGGTAATGGAGAATGGATCGGTGCAGCTTTGCAAGATCGACTGCATCAACCATACCGTCAAGGATTGATTGCAGGTTATGAAGCCTTACAAAATGCCGCTTTAGCTGCTGGAGCCTACGGGATGGTTATTAGCGGCGCGGGACCAACTTTACTAGCATTGACGGAAACCGCACAGGCGACGGCTGTAGCAACTGCAATGCAGTCAGCTTGGCAACAACAAGGAATCGATGCTGAAGTGCGATCGCTGGCGCTCGACACTCAAGGGGCAACTACCAACCCTGTTTGA
- a CDS encoding photosystem I reaction center subunit IX: MQHVFKYLTLAPVMATFTMVALSVVLIMLQIWFPGLQYGTYFKPTP; this comes from the coding sequence ATGCAACATGTGTTTAAATATCTCACTCTTGCCCCCGTGATGGCAACTTTTACAATGGTTGCTCTTTCGGTAGTGCTAATTATGTTGCAAATTTGGTTTCCAGGTTTGCAGTATGGCACCTATTTTAAGCCTACTCCTTAA
- a CDS encoding Photosystem I reaction center subunit III — MNFESVRILAKDNDDRLYKRAIAPLEITINDAMQFIKSENTDTGINMRRLLFALAIAFVIWGSTIPTASAANSTLVPCSKSPAFQARMKNAPDTYYFNKPFKAYAKYELCGSDGLPHLPLDRLDRATDVLAPIGLFLYVAGFIGWSGRSYLRATKSASDPEMKEIFIDLPLALQSITKAVLWPLLALQEFLSGDLTARDEEIPISPR, encoded by the coding sequence TTGAATTTTGAGTCTGTTAGGATACTTGCCAAAGACAATGACGATCGCCTCTACAAAAGAGCGATCGCGCCTCTAGAAATAACCATTAATGATGCTATGCAGTTCATAAAAAGTGAAAACACAGACACTGGAATTAACATGAGGCGGTTATTATTTGCACTAGCGATCGCCTTTGTAATTTGGGGCAGTACAATTCCTACGGCTTCAGCGGCTAACAGCACTCTCGTACCTTGTAGCAAATCGCCAGCTTTTCAGGCGCGGATGAAAAATGCTCCTGATACTTATTACTTCAATAAGCCATTTAAGGCTTACGCAAAATACGAACTTTGCGGTTCAGATGGTTTACCTCATTTGCCACTCGATCGCTTAGATAGAGCTACTGATGTTTTAGCTCCCATTGGTCTATTTTTGTACGTGGCTGGTTTTATCGGCTGGAGCGGTCGCTCTTATCTCCGTGCTACTAAATCAGCCAGCGACCCTGAAATGAAAGAAATTTTTATCGATTTACCGCTGGCATTACAGTCCATAACGAAAGCTGTTCTTTGGCCTCTTTTAGCGCTGCAAGAATTCTTGAGTGGTGACTTAACTGCTAGAGATGAGGAAATTCCAATCTCACCACGGTAG
- the psaB gene encoding photosystem I core protein PsaB produces MATKFPKFSQDLAQDPTTRRIWYGIATAHDFESHDGMTEENLYQKIFATHFGHIAIIFLWASSLLFHVAWQGNFEQWTKDPLHVRPIAHAIWDPQFGKAAVDAFTQGGASYPVDISYSGVYHWWYTIGMRTNHDLYMGSVFLLLLASVFLLAGWLHLQPKFRPGLAWFKSAESRLNHHLAGLFGVSSLAWTGHLVHVAIPEARGQHVGWNNFLTTPPHPEGLTPFFTGKWAAYAANPDTANHVFGTSQGAGTAILTFLGGFHPQTQSLWLTDIAHHHLAIAVLFIVAGHMYRTNFGIGHSIKEMMNAKNFFGVPVEGPFNMPHQGIYDTYNNSLHFQLGWHLACLGVITSLVAQHMYSLPPYAFMAQDYTTQAALYTHHQYIAGFIMLGAFAHGAIFWVRDYDPEQNKGNVLERVLKHKEAIISHLSWVSLFLGFHTLGLYVHNDVVVAFGTPEKQILIEPVFAQFIQASHGKVLYGFDTLLSNPDSIATTAWPNHGNVWLPGWLGAINAGTNSLFLTIGPGDFLVHHAFALALHTTTLVLVKGALDARGSKLMPDKKDFGYAFPCDGPGRGGTCDISAWDSFYLAAFWMLNTIGWVTFYWHWKHLGIWQGNVAQFNESSTYLMGWLRDYLWLYSAQLINGYNPYGMNNLSVWSWMFLLGHLVWATGFMFLISWRGYWQELIETLVWAHERTPLANLIRWKDKPVALSIVQARVVGLAHFAVGYVLTYAAFVIASTAGKFG; encoded by the coding sequence ATGGCAACTAAATTTCCCAAATTTAGCCAAGATCTCGCACAAGACCCGACCACTCGTCGGATATGGTATGGGATTGCTACCGCCCACGACTTTGAAAGTCATGATGGAATGACCGAGGAAAATCTTTATCAAAAGATTTTTGCTACACACTTCGGTCACATTGCCATCATCTTTCTTTGGGCATCCAGCCTTCTCTTCCACGTAGCTTGGCAAGGAAATTTTGAGCAGTGGACAAAAGATCCACTGCACGTCCGTCCCATTGCTCACGCAATTTGGGACCCTCAATTCGGTAAAGCCGCAGTTGATGCTTTTACCCAAGGTGGGGCAAGCTATCCCGTCGATATTTCCTACTCCGGTGTTTATCACTGGTGGTACACGATCGGGATGCGGACAAACCACGACCTCTATATGGGTTCGGTGTTTTTACTCTTGCTAGCTTCGGTATTCTTACTAGCTGGCTGGTTGCACTTACAGCCCAAATTCCGCCCAGGACTTGCCTGGTTTAAGAGTGCGGAGTCTCGCCTCAACCATCACCTAGCGGGATTGTTTGGCGTTAGCTCCTTAGCTTGGACTGGACACCTGGTTCACGTTGCTATTCCCGAGGCTCGCGGGCAGCACGTCGGTTGGAATAACTTTCTGACTACACCACCCCATCCAGAAGGTCTAACGCCCTTCTTTACGGGGAAATGGGCGGCTTATGCTGCTAACCCTGACACTGCCAATCATGTATTTGGAACCTCTCAGGGTGCGGGGACGGCTATCTTGACCTTTTTAGGTGGCTTCCACCCTCAAACTCAGTCTTTATGGCTGACGGATATCGCTCACCATCATTTGGCGATCGCGGTATTGTTCATCGTTGCCGGACACATGTACCGTACCAACTTCGGTATCGGTCACAGCATCAAAGAGATGATGAATGCCAAGAACTTCTTTGGCGTTCCGGTAGAAGGTCCGTTCAACATGCCTCACCAAGGCATTTACGACACCTACAATAACTCTCTCCACTTCCAGCTCGGCTGGCACTTGGCTTGCTTAGGGGTCATCACCTCGCTGGTGGCACAACACATGTATTCCCTGCCTCCCTACGCATTCATGGCGCAGGACTACACGACTCAGGCAGCGTTATACACGCATCACCAGTACATTGCTGGATTCATCATGCTGGGGGCTTTTGCCCACGGAGCGATCTTCTGGGTACGGGACTACGATCCAGAGCAAAATAAGGGCAACGTATTAGAACGTGTCCTGAAGCACAAAGAGGCGATTATCTCTCACCTGTCTTGGGTATCGCTCTTCTTGGGTTTCCATACTCTAGGGCTTTACGTTCATAACGATGTCGTCGTTGCCTTCGGTACTCCCGAAAAGCAAATTCTAATCGAACCCGTGTTCGCCCAGTTCATTCAGGCTTCCCACGGTAAGGTTTTGTACGGCTTCGATACTCTGTTGTCTAACCCAGATAGTATCGCTACAACAGCTTGGCCCAATCACGGTAACGTCTGGTTGCCTGGTTGGTTAGGTGCGATCAATGCTGGTACGAACTCTTTGTTCTTGACGATTGGTCCTGGTGACTTCTTGGTACACCACGCATTTGCCCTCGCTTTACACACAACCACGTTGGTATTAGTCAAAGGCGCTTTAGATGCCCGCGGTTCCAAGCTGATGCCAGACAAGAAAGACTTTGGCTATGCCTTCCCTTGTGATGGTCCCGGTCGGGGTGGCACTTGCGATATCTCTGCTTGGGACTCCTTCTACCTGGCTGCATTCTGGATGCTGAACACGATTGGGTGGGTGACGTTCTACTGGCACTGGAAGCACTTAGGAATTTGGCAAGGTAACGTGGCTCAGTTCAACGAGTCTTCGACATACCTCATGGGTTGGTTGCGCGATTACCTGTGGCTGTATTCAGCTCAGTTGATTAACGGCTATAACCCCTATGGCATGAATAACCTGTCTGTCTGGTCTTGGATGTTCCTGTTGGGACACTTAGTCTGGGCAACTGGTTTCATGTTCCTGATTTCTTGGCGCGGTTACTGGCAAGAATTGATCGAAACTTTGGTCTGGGCGCACGAACGGACACCTCTTGCGAACCTGATTCGCTGGAAAGACAAGCCCGTGGCTCTATCCATCGTTCAAGCTCGCGTTGTGGGGTTAGCTCACTTTGCAGTTGGCTACGTCCTCACTTATGCTGCTTTCGTGATTGCTTCGACTGCTGGTAAGTTTGGTTAA